The following nucleotide sequence is from Gemmatimonas sp..
GAGATCGTGCCGATCGGAAAGCGCCTTGCGAATATCGGCGCCGACCAGCAGGCCGGCGGTGGTCGTGGTCGGACCGAACAACGAGTTCTCCATCGTAATGAGCGAGAACTCGGCGCCGGTGGCTTCACGCAGCAGGTCGAGCAACTCGGGCATCAACGGCGTCATGGAGACACCCGTTACGACGCCGATCTTTTTGCCGTCGAGGCGGGGCAACTGCGCGAGTCCGTCGCGCACGCGGGCTCGCAGGGATGTCACGGCACCGACGCCATTCTCGATCTGCGAGAAGTCGCCGTAATGCTCCATGTCGGGGAGCGGTTCGTCGGACAGCAGATACAGCTCGTCGGATCCAAACACCCAACGGTCGCCCCGCTCCGCCAAGCCACGCTCTTCCCAGCGGTGCACGGTTTCGAGCAAGCGACGCGCGTTGACAGCGTCCATCGATTTGCCGTTGTACAGGTGCGAGAACTGGGTCACGCCGACTGGAACGAGCGCCACCGACATCACGGCGTCGCCGAGGTTCCAGAGGTCGGTGAGCGACTGCTCGAGCACGTCACCGTCGTTGAGCCCTGGCACGATCACCATCTGTCCGTGGAACTGAATGCCACCCTCGGCCAGCCGCGTGAGTTGGTCCACAATATTCGGGACACGCGGGTTGTTGAGCAGGATCTTGCGCGCTTCCCACGGCGTAGCATGCACCGACACGTACAGGGGTGACAGGCGGTACTCGAGGATGCGCGCGATGTCCTTCTCTTTCACGTTCGACAACGTGGCAAAGTTGCCGTAGGCGAAGGACAGCCGGTAATCGTCGTCGCGGATATAGAGGCCTTTCCGAAGGCCCTTCGGGAGTCCTTCGATGAAACAGAATTCGCACCGGTTCGCGCACCGACGCACCGTGGGCGGAGCGAGCTCCACGCCCATCGGTTCACCACCTTCCCGTTCAATATCGTATTCGACTTCGGAACCATCCGGCATCCGCGCCGACACGATGAACGCCTCATCGGCCGTCAGGAACTCCCAATCAAGGAAGTCTTCCAACGGCCGTTCGTTGACGGCGAGGAGTTCAGTGCCGGGAACGATGCCGATTTCGTCGGCGATGCTCCCCGGCTGCACACGTGTGACGCGAACCATGACCCGGGACGAAAACGGGGGAAGAGGCCCAAAGGCCTTCCCCCGGATGACAAGGGGCGGCAACCGTAGCGCTGCCGCCCACTTGAGAAAATATACGAACTGTGAGGTCCGAAGTCAATTTAGAACATGGACTTACTTGAGCGGCGCGTAGCGGTATGCGACCGCTTTCGGCGCGTCGAGCTTCACCGAGAAGGTCGTGTTTCCCCCTGCGTCGATCGGTCCGATCGCCACGTCCTTCGTCGCCACGACGGCACCGGCCGCATCGAGCAGCTCGAGCTTCATCGTCCACGAGGCAGTCGCGCTGCCTTCGTTGTTGACCGTTCCCTGCACCGAATACGCGTTCCCTGATTTCTGCGCGAGCGTGATGTCCACCCGCGGATTCGTCTTGGTCTGCTTGTCGAGATAGAACAGCACGGAATCGTTCGCCGTCTTCTTCTTCGCCGCGTCGGTCTCCGCGCGCGCCTTCAGCTGCCAGAGACCGGCCATGAGGCGATAGCCACGGTCGAAATTGGGATCGACTTCCACGAGACGCGTCACCACCGGCCCCATGCGCTCCGTGTCCTTCAGCGTGAAGAGCACGTTGGCATAGTTCAGCAGAGCGACCCGGTGATACGGATTCTTCTTGATCCCATTCTCGAACAACTTCGACGCATCAGCGTCATGACCGGTAGCCGCCGCATTCGACGCCGCCTCGAAGAGCTGGTCGGCGGAGAACTTGTCCGGCGCGCTCAGCATATCGGCGAAGATCGCCGAGACGGCCGCAGTGTCACCGGACAAGCGTACGGCCCGACCCAGCGCCTGCGCCGCATTGGCGTCACCTGGCGTGTCTTTGAGATACGCTTCGAGCAGTGCGCGGGCCGTCTTGATCTCGGCGTCCTTCTTCTCACCAGCCGCTTCCGCTTCGGCACGGGTCAAGCTGATGACCGCCAGATTGTACCGACTCTGCTGCTTGACCCTCGCGTACAACGTGTCGGATCCAGACAACGCGATCACCTTCTCCATCGCGATCATCGCGCTGTCGATCTTGTTCTGCTTCTGGTACACCGCCGACAGTACGTTCCACGGACGGGGATCCGTGCCCGACACCTGCAACGACAGATTGGCGAAATACGTGGCCGAGTCGTTCTGCTCCGCAGACATGGCGGCGATCGCCTTGTTCAGGATTTCTCCGAAGAACTGCGCACGATACGGGCGTACCTTCTCCTTACACTGGGGCAGCATGGACTCAATGGCGGTCGCCGCCGAATCGAGGCCGAGCAACAGATTCTGGCTCCCCGTCGGATTCTGGGTGAAGCCGACGTCGCCGCGCTTCATGACCAGCGTCGCGTTCTCGCGCTGCAGCCACTGTGCATAGGTGCGCAGCAGCATCCACTGCCGACCCGCCTCGTTCTTGATCTTCGACGGGTCGTCGGTGAGTACGCGAATCGAGTTCTGCAGGTGCTTGGGCACCTCGTCGGCTCGCTTCGCGGCCGCGGCGGCGATCACGTACTGCTTCGCGCCATTCACCTGAAACGGGCTACTGTCGTTGATCTCGCAAGCGCCTTGCGCGACGGAAGCCATCGGCAATCCCGCGCTGAGCACCGTCGCGCTCACAACCGTCGTCCACATCCGAGCCTTCATCACTGCTCTCCTCGTAAGTGCATAGATAGCTACTACGTCGTTGTACCCCGACGGGCGCACAGGTTCATTCGTACCCTGTGCGCACCCCTCACCGTCAAGCGCCTCGTCCCAGCGGCGACAGCGTAGTCGCGCGAAGTATAGGCGCCGAACACCATCATGCGCGGTAGGACGCGCCGCTGCCGGTATTGAACACCACAACCTCGGCATCGGCCGAGAGCGTGCCCGCCGTCACCGCATCGTGCAGTACGGAGAGCGCACAGCCGCCCTCTGGTGCCGCGTCGATGCCCGTTGCGGTGGCCAACCGCAGCGTCCAGTCGCGGATCGCCTCCTCGGTCGCCGTGTCGGCGATGCCGTGCGTCTCGCGCAGCACTCGAAGCAAAAGGCGGTCGCCAAGCGGTGACGGAACCCTGAGGCCGCTGGCGTACGTCACGGGATCAACCCACGGCGTGGCCCGATCCTCATTGGCCGCGAAGGCCCGAGCAATCGGTGCGCATCCCGCAGCCTGCGCGACCACGTACCGAGGCTGTTTGGCCCCGTCGGGAAGCCAGCCACCAGCCATGAGCTCGTTGATGGCCTTCCAGATGCCGATCGTCCCTTCCCCGCCGCCGGTCGGGTAGACCAACGCGTCGGGTAATCGCCAGCCGAGCTGCTCTGCCATTTCGAAACCCATCGTCTTCATACCTTCGACGCGATAGGGCTCTCGAAGCGTGGACACGTTGAAATAGCCGGATTCGGCGGCGTAGGCGATCGCGAGCTTGCCGGCATCACCGATGTGTCCATCGATCCGCACCAGCGTGGCTCCGAGCGCCTCAATCGTATCGAGAATAGGGCGCGGCGTGGTCCGCGGCGCGAACACGCGCACGGGTAAGCCCGCCGCGGCACCGTAGGCGGCAAGGGCCGCACCGGCATTGCCCGCCGTCGGTACCACGAGGCCAGGATACCCCTGAGCCTTGGCGCGCGTCACCGCGGCGCTCATGCCGCGGGCCTTAAAGGACACCGTCGGATTCTGTGATTCGTCCTTGATCCAGAGGCGGCGGACGCCGGTGGCGGCGGCGAGGGCCGGCGCCTCGATCATGGGCGTCAACCCCTCACCGAGCGACACGGGCACTTCGCCGGCCTCGAGCGGCATGAACGGCGCGTAGCGCCAGGCGTCCCACCGATCGGCCAATGGCGTCCCCTTCGGTACCGGCGCGTACTGCGCGAAGAGGGGCTGTCCGCACGCACCACACACGGAGGCGCGGTCGCGCTCCGCTGCCGTATCGCACGCCGAGCAGCGAAGAGTCCAGGTCGCAGAAGTCATTCGAGGGTCGAGTCGGGAGGAACGTCAGAAGTCGGATCGATGGCAATATCCGACGGAGTTTCACGGGAGGGAACGCCCAGCGCCGAAAGCAGCCGTGCTGCAGAGCCGGAGCCGAAGCCCGGTACGGCCGCGATCTGCTCGATCGTGGCCTCGCGAACCCCCTGCACGCTGCCGAAGGCCGTGAGGAGGGCCCGGCGCTTCGTGGGACCGACGCCGGGAATCTTCAACAGCTCCGACGTGATCGTACGCGCTGCGCGCTTCTGTCGCTGAAACGTGACGGCAAAACGGTGGGCTTCATCGCGGGCCTGCTGCAGCATGCGTAACGCCGGCGAGCGACGCGGCAGGCGCACGGGATCGCTGCGGCCGGGCAGAAAGATCTCTTCGTCGCGCTTGGCGAGACTGATCAACCCAATCGAGGTGATCCCCAGTGCATCGAGCGCCGCGCGCGCGGCACCGAGCTGTCCCTTGCCGCCGTCGATCACTGCCAGATCGGGAAGCGCCAACTCCTCGGTCACGCGACGCGTGAAGTAGCGCGTGACAACTTCATGCATCGACTTGAAGTCGTCGTTGCCTTCGAAGATCGCGATCTTGAACTTGCGATACTCGGCACGCTTCGGTCGGCCGTTCTCGAACCAGACTGCGCTCGCCACGACATCCGTGCCCTGGGCGTGTGAAATATCGAAACAGATGAGCGATCGCGGCAGGCGTGGCAGTCCCAGCTCTCGCTGCAGCTCGTACACGGGATCGACCGCGCGTTCATCCGCCTCAAGCGCGGCGAGCTTGAATTCTTCGAGCAGGTGCTGCGCGTTCTTGTCGGCGAGGTCGACAAGCGCGCGACGTGGTCCGCGCTGCGGGATTCGGATCTTGGTTCCATCGAGCGAAGACTCGAGGGGCTCGCGATCCTCGAAATCGAACGGCACCAGCAGATCCGCCGCGCGGGCCTCCGCCGTGCGATACCATTGGGCGAGGCAGGCGCCGAGAACGGCACCATCCTCCTCGTCTTCCGCGTGCTCCACCAGACGGTGGTCACGCGCCAGCAACTTGCCACCGCGAATGCGCATGATCACGACGCAGGCGTCCTCACCGTCGCGCGCATAGCCGACCACGTCGCGGTCGCCACCTTCGACTTCGAGCACGACCGTCGGCTCCTCCATCTTCTCGAGATGGCGCAGCGCGTCGCGCAGCTCGCCGGCGCGCTCGAAGTCGAGTCGCTCAGACGCGTCCATCATTCGCTCGCGGACGTGGCGCACGACGTCACTCGTGCGGCCGTCAAGAAACCAGACGACCTCGTTGATCATTGCACGATAGTCATCCGTGGACTGATAACCGACGCACGGTGCCTGGCAGCGCTTGATGAAATAGTCGAGACACGGGCGTTCCGGCGCTTCCTTCGGCAAGTTGTAGTGACAGGACCGCACCGTGAAGATCCGCTTGACGACGTTCAGCGCGCGACGCATGGAGCCGACGTCCGTGTACGGTCCGAAGTACCGGGCCCCGTCGTCCTGCAGCCGTCGCGTTACGATGACGCGCGGAAACGGCTCCTGCACGGTGACCTTGATGTACGGATACGACTTGTCGTCGCGGAGCGCGATGTTGAAACGCGGATGATACTCCTTGATAAGCGTCGCTTCGAGAATCAACGCGTGTGCTTCACTCGGCACGACGATCGTATCGAGCGCCCGCACCTTGCGCATCAATCCGCGCGTCTTCGGACTG
It contains:
- a CDS encoding DUF512 domain-containing protein, giving the protein MVRVTRVQPGSIADEIGIVPGTELLAVNERPLEDFLDWEFLTADEAFIVSARMPDGSEVEYDIEREGGEPMGVELAPPTVRRCANRCEFCFIEGLPKGLRKGLYIRDDDYRLSFAYGNFATLSNVKEKDIARILEYRLSPLYVSVHATPWEARKILLNNPRVPNIVDQLTRLAEGGIQFHGQMVIVPGLNDGDVLEQSLTDLWNLGDAVMSVALVPVGVTQFSHLYNGKSMDAVNARRLLETVHRWEERGLAERGDRWVFGSDELYLLSDEPLPDMEHYGDFSQIENGVGAVTSLRARVRDGLAQLPRLDGKKIGVVTGVSMTPLMPELLDLLREATGAEFSLITMENSLFGPTTTTAGLLVGADIRKALSDRHDLDLALIPAECINDDGLFLDEESFVAVRESLPMPVYPSYDFIDALVPEGDAAFQPAA
- a CDS encoding FxLYD domain-containing protein, whose translation is MKARMWTTVVSATVLSAGLPMASVAQGACEINDSSPFQVNGAKQYVIAAAAAKRADEVPKHLQNSIRVLTDDPSKIKNEAGRQWMLLRTYAQWLQRENATLVMKRGDVGFTQNPTGSQNLLLGLDSAATAIESMLPQCKEKVRPYRAQFFGEILNKAIAAMSAEQNDSATYFANLSLQVSGTDPRPWNVLSAVYQKQNKIDSAMIAMEKVIALSGSDTLYARVKQQSRYNLAVISLTRAEAEAAGEKKDAEIKTARALLEAYLKDTPGDANAAQALGRAVRLSGDTAAVSAIFADMLSAPDKFSADQLFEAASNAAATGHDADASKLFENGIKKNPYHRVALLNYANVLFTLKDTERMGPVVTRLVEVDPNFDRGYRLMAGLWQLKARAETDAAKKKTANDSVLFYLDKQTKTNPRVDITLAQKSGNAYSVQGTVNNEGSATASWTMKLELLDAAGAVVATKDVAIGPIDAGGNTTFSVKLDAPKAVAYRYAPLK
- a CDS encoding threonine synthase; amino-acid sequence: MTSATWTLRCSACDTAAERDRASVCGACGQPLFAQYAPVPKGTPLADRWDAWRYAPFMPLEAGEVPVSLGEGLTPMIEAPALAAATGVRRLWIKDESQNPTVSFKARGMSAAVTRAKAQGYPGLVVPTAGNAGAALAAYGAAAGLPVRVFAPRTTPRPILDTIEALGATLVRIDGHIGDAGKLAIAYAAESGYFNVSTLREPYRVEGMKTMGFEMAEQLGWRLPDALVYPTGGGEGTIGIWKAINELMAGGWLPDGAKQPRYVVAQAAGCAPIARAFAANEDRATPWVDPVTYASGLRVPSPLGDRLLLRVLRETHGIADTATEEAIRDWTLRLATATGIDAAPEGGCALSVLHDAVTAGTLSADAEVVVFNTGSGASYRA
- the uvrC gene encoding excinuclease ABC subunit UvrC; amino-acid sequence: MSADHDQRLSDALLVPEDDWTSAAIARGMPASVAQKLPHLPESPGVYLWKDAEGQVLYVGKAKRLRSRVKSYWAQDHLSSPKTRGLMRKVRALDTIVVPSEAHALILEATLIKEYHPRFNIALRDDKSYPYIKVTVQEPFPRVIVTRRLQDDGARYFGPYTDVGSMRRALNVVKRIFTVRSCHYNLPKEAPERPCLDYFIKRCQAPCVGYQSTDDYRAMINEVVWFLDGRTSDVVRHVRERMMDASERLDFERAGELRDALRHLEKMEEPTVVLEVEGGDRDVVGYARDGEDACVVIMRIRGGKLLARDHRLVEHAEDEEDGAVLGACLAQWYRTAEARAADLLVPFDFEDREPLESSLDGTKIRIPQRGPRRALVDLADKNAQHLLEEFKLAALEADERAVDPVYELQRELGLPRLPRSLICFDISHAQGTDVVASAVWFENGRPKRAEYRKFKIAIFEGNDDFKSMHEVVTRYFTRRVTEELALPDLAVIDGGKGQLGAARAALDALGITSIGLISLAKRDEEIFLPGRSDPVRLPRRSPALRMLQQARDEAHRFAVTFQRQKRAARTITSELLKIPGVGPTKRRALLTAFGSVQGVREATIEQIAAVPGFGSGSAARLLSALGVPSRETPSDIAIDPTSDVPPDSTLE